In the genome of Nycticebus coucang isolate mNycCou1 chromosome 12, mNycCou1.pri, whole genome shotgun sequence, one region contains:
- the LOC128561888 gene encoding olfactory receptor 8S1-like, producing MENYSAISEFVLLGLSSDPYIQAILFVLFLLIYLLTLMGNSLMLLVIRADSPLHTPMYFFLRQLSFLDLCHSSVTTPKILENVLSESKTISVESCLVQAFFVFATGGTEACLLAVMAYDRYVAISSPLLYGQVMSNQLCVGLVWGSWGLGFVDALINILMAVNLDFCKAQTIVHFSCELSSLFPLSCSDTSLNFTLLICSSVLHSFGTFIIILSSYACIVSTILSISSTSSRSKAFSTCSSHLICVSLFYGSGFISYLLPRSGSPLEMIFSLQYSVIVPMLNPLIYSLKNKEVKAEMGRMFRKYFHPLT from the coding sequence ATGGAGAACTACAGCGCTATCAGTGAGTTTGTTCTTCTTGGACTGTCTTCTGACCCCTACATTCAGGCTATACTCTTTGTGCTGTTCCTTCTGATTTACCTCCTCACGCTGATGGGGAATTCTTTGATGCTGCTGGTAATTAGGGCTGATTCTCCCCTCCACACACCCATGTACTTCTTCTTGAGACAACTGTCCTTCCTGGACCTCTGCCACTCGTCTGTGACAACTCCCAAGATATTGGAGAATGTACTTTCTGAAAGCAAGACCATCTCTGTAGAGAGCTGCTTGGTTCAGGCCTTCTTTGTGTTTGCCACTGGTGGCACTGAGGCCTGCCTGCTGGCTGTGATGGCCTATGACCGCTATGTTGCCATCAGCTCCCCTCTGCTCTATGGCCAGGTGATGAGTAACCAGCTCTGTGTTGGGCTAGTGTGGGGCTCCTGGGGCCTGGGCTTTGTTGATGCTCTCATTAATATCCTCATGGCTGTCAACTTAGACTTCTGCAAGGCCCAAACTATTGTGCACTTTAGCTGTGAGCTGTCTTCTCTATTCCCTCTGTCTTGCTCTGATACCTCTCTCAACTTCACACTCCTCATCTGCTCCTCTGTCTTGCATTCCTTTGGAACCTTCATTATAATTCTTTCCTCTTATGCCTGTATTGTCTCCACCATCCTGAGCATTAGCTCCACCTCAAGCAGAAGCAAGGCCTTTTCCACCTGCTCCTCCCATCTCATTTGTGTGAGTTTGTTCTATGGCTCAGGTTTTATCAGCTATCTTTTGCCACGTTCAGGTTCCCCTTTGGAAATGATATTCTCCTTGCAGTACAGTGTGATTGTACCCATGCTGAACCCCCTCATCTACAGCCTGAAGAACAAGGAGGTGAAGGCAGAGATGGGAAGAatgttcagaaaatattttcatcctcTCACGTAG